Proteins encoded in a region of the Neodiprion virginianus isolate iyNeoVirg1 chromosome 2, iyNeoVirg1.1, whole genome shotgun sequence genome:
- the LOC124298739 gene encoding tRNA-dihydrouridine(20) synthase [NAD(P)+]-like, whose translation MDERLDYSEKIILAPMVRIGTLPMRLLALDYGADIVYTEELIDWKLLRSVRRENDVLGTVDFIDKTDGTVIFRTCNREKKFVVLQLGTCDAERALKVGKMVQNDVAGIDVNMGCPKKFSILGGMGAALLEQPEMAKEILNRLVNGLMIPVTCKIRIFPTVDRTYALCKELVSTGISAIAIHGRTKDERPQHVNHCHIIREVAKQLPIPVIANGGSKEIEKHSDILKFKEETGCSSVMLARAAEWNCSIFRKEGILPIEDVIQSYLKYAIDYDNAPSNTKYCIQNILRELQETPKGKAFLEAQTLQQICSIWDMGDYCRTKRKEYLDRGIQGRFQVIPTSLDRQKGVKRKFEEDDVVVMQCAFIRNSYTHDLELPKTRLLKWTKENRTNFPVYHTEQEDKLFRSVVSVNGKKYSSSFWEKNKKWAEQGAALVCLCTLGAIDIDKLAKDGSIIK comes from the exons ATGGACGAAAGGCTGGATTATAGTGAGAAGATTATTTTAGCACCGATGGTCCGCATTGGAACGCTACCGATGCGACTTTTAGCCTTGGATTACGGCGCTGACATTGTTTATACAGAAGAGCTTATCGATTGGAAATTGCTACGCTCGGTTCGTCGAGAAAATG ACGTCTTGGGGACCGTTGATTTTATTGATAAAACGGACGGTACCGTAATATTCCGAACTTGCAATCGAGAGAAAAAGTTCGTTGTTCTTCAGCTTGGCACCTGTGATGCAGAGAGAGCCTTGAAAGTCGGAAAAATGGTGCAGAACGATGTAGCTGGTATCGACGTCAACATGGGATGtcccaaaaaattttcaattcttggCGGCATGGGAGCAGCGCTTCTTGAGCAACCAGAAATGGCCAAGGAAATTCTGAACAGACTAGTTAATGGATTAATGATTCCTGTCACGTGTAAGATCAGGATATTTCCAACGGTAGACAGAACTTATGCATTGTGCAAGGAACTAGTTTCAACGGGTATATCCGCGATCGCGATTCATGGAAGGACCAAAGATGAAAGACCACAACATGTAAATCACTGTCATATAATCAGAGAAGTTGCTAAACAATTGCCGATTCCAGTTATTGCAAATGGGGGGTCAAAGGAAATCGAAAAACATTCAGACatattgaaattcaaagaaGAAACAGGCTGCAGTAGTGTGATGCTCGCTAGAGCTGCTGAATGGAATTgttcaatatttcgaaaagaGGGTATACTCCCCATTGAAGATGTAATACAGTCTTATTTAAAATATGCTATTGACTACGACAATGCCCCATCGAATACAAAGTACTGTATACAAAATATTCTCCGAGAGTTACAGGAAACTCCAAAAGGAAAAGCGTTTCTAGAAGCTCAAACGCTTCAGCAGatttg tTCTATCTGGGATATGGGAGATTATTGCAGGACTAAACGGAAAGAGTACTTAGACAGAGGCATTCAGGGTAGGTTTCAAGTGATCCCCACCTCTTTAGATCGACAAAAAGGagtgaagagaaaatttgaagagGATGATGTGGTTGTGATGCAGTGTGCTTTTATACGTAATAGCTACACTCATGATCTAGAGCTACCGAAGACGAGGCTTTTGAAATGGACCAAGGAAAACAGGACTAATTTCCCAGTCTATCATACTGAGCAAgaagataaattatttcgcTCAGTAGTATcagtgaatggaaaaaaatacagttcttCATTTTG ggaaaaaaacaagaaatggGCTGAGCAAGGAGCTGCACTAGTTTGTCTTTGCACTTTGGGGGCGATAGACATTGATAAGCTTGCAAAAGATGGAAGTATCATTAAGTGA
- the LOC124298752 gene encoding uncharacterized protein LOC124298752: protein MTDLSTTVAHLTKLGTSIVCMKYFNDPYSILVSDNHWATRAFQILLFHSILGIFRFGNPSTSKYLRGFYTLFSKIIHTLPFALIVTEILHWNKTSEQITLTLLILTVFPIVYESRSKERTRRHLIDVAVGLNLCALIYVSLISKNYSAISLVVSYAFTHFLLEDISDRYDVPYRDLLQYSLCFMEIFSILTLKDLQGNY from the exons ATGACAGATTTGTCAACAACTGTAGCTCACTTAACTAAACTGGGCACCTCGATTGTTTgcatgaaatatttcaacgatCCATACTCGATTCTTGTGAGCGATAATCATTGGGCTACGAgagcttttcaaattctgcTCTTCCACTCCATACTAGGAATTTTTCGATTTG GTAATCCAAGCACCTCCAAGTATCTACGTGGATTCTACACATTGTTCTCAAAGATTATCCACACACTACCATTTGCTTTAATCGTTACAGAGATATTGCATTGGAATAAGACAAGTGAACAAATAACTCTAACGTTGTTGATTCTAACGGTTTTTCCCATTGTGTATGAGTCGAGGTCtaaagaaagaacaagacgACACTTGATCGATGTTGCTGTCGGCCTAAACTTATGTGCTCTTATCTATGTCTCCCTTATAAGTAAAAATTACAGTGCTATTAGCCTAGTCGTGTCTTATGCTTTTACACATTTCTTATTAGAAGATATATCTGATCGATATGATGTACCTTACAGAGATCTTCTTCAGTACAGTCTTTGTttcatggaaattttttccatactAACTCTGAAAGATCTTCAGGGCAATTACTGA